The Manihot esculenta cultivar AM560-2 chromosome 11, M.esculenta_v8, whole genome shotgun sequence genome includes a region encoding these proteins:
- the LOC122725162 gene encoding uncharacterized protein At3g28850-like: MDAGYLDEIQMITCSKKVRLPAVFLGGKYVGGAEEIKEMNESGELSKLIGGLPFVGNNSFCDVCGELRHVLCAQCNGSHKIYSEKHGFTTCTSCNVNGLVKCGLCYPVNRRRMST, encoded by the coding sequence ATGGATGCCGGGTATCTCGACGAGATACAGATGATCACATGTTCTAAAAAGGTTAGGTTACCTGCAGTTTTCTTAGGTGGGAAGTATGTTGGTGGGGCCGAGGAGATCAAGGAGATGAATGAGAGTGGTGAGTTGAGTAAGCTGATTGGTGGGTTACCCTTTGTAGGAAACAATAGTTTCTGTGATGTTTGTGGAGAGCTGAGACATGTTCTTTGCGCACAGTGCAATGGCAGCCATAAGATCTACTCTGAGAAGCATGGGTTTACGACCTGCACATCGTGCAATGTAAACGGTCTGGTTAAGTGCGGCCTATGTTATCCCGTGAACCGGCGGCGAATGTCAACTTAG
- the LOC110627053 gene encoding protein SOSEKI 3 isoform X2 has product MEARMKKYRQVSPERAKVWTEKSPKYQQNLKVPVVYYLCRNRQLEHPHFIEVPFCSPDGLHLRDVIERLNVLRGRGMASMYSWSCKRSYKNGFVWHDLCEDDLILPAHGNEYVLKGSELFEENNSDRFAPVGTMKIQNLKQLPEPASSRCQDDSSSSSSMNRETKNSQDDDVSPPLQRPGSSGVSPESRDGKNSSWNGSLSLTEYKVCKSDGLADASTQTEETMSRPKSRETCTRGVSTDDCSSEHEYNDNYLNQVPRVKETSDISESSVSPPPSSSSASSSGGKTETLESLIRADVNKINSFRILQEEEIRMPANARLKATNILMQLISCGSISVKDHSFGLVPTYRPRFSHSKFATPLFSTSLMLGELDCLTENPRLMGLRLQDKEYFSGSLLEKKKLKEEGDELNTLKRSSSYNEDRSCKQTESAENNDESTSGRSKCVITSMKASISKQPRSESMGSPISDKPRNSSDEANGSEAMHSSTSNGNSKRITEPVSGKKQSKKLDSFREEREKVIRIEES; this is encoded by the exons ATggaggcaagaatgaagaagtACAGACAAGTGAGTCCGGAGAGAGCAAAAGTGTGGACCGAGAAGTCGCCGAAGTACCAGCAGAATCTGAAAGTGCCTGTGGTTTATTATCTATGTAGAAATCGCCAGCTTGAACATCCTCACTTCATTGAAGTGCCATTCTGTTCGCCGGACGGTCTCCACCTGAGAG ATGTGATTGAGAGGCTCAATGTGTTGAGGGGCAGAGGGATGGCTTCTATGTATTCATGGTCCTGCAAGAG AAGCTACAAAAATGGATTTGTTTGGCATGACCTCTGCGAAGATGACCTAATTCTTCCTGCTCATGGAAATGAATACGTTCTCAAAGGTTCTGAACTCTTTGAAGAAAATAATTCAG ATCGTTTTGCCCCTGTTGGAACCATGAAAATTCAGAATCTGAAACAATTGCCAGAACCTGCTTCTTCTAGATGTCAAGATGATTCCTCATCATCTTCAAGCATGAATAGGGAAACAAAGAATTCTCAGGATGATGATGTCTCCCCTCCACTTCAGCGTCCTGGCTCATCAGGTGTGTCACCAGAGTCTAGAGATGGCAAGAATTCCTCGTGGAATGGTTCTCTAAGCTTGACAGAGTACAAGGTTTGCAAGAGTGATGGATTAGCAGATGCTTCAACGCAAACTGAGGAAACTATGAGCAGACCTAAATCTCGGGAAACCTGTACAAGGGGTGTTTCAACTGATGATTGCTCATCAGAACATGAATACAATGATAATTATCTGAACCAAGTTCCACGTGTTAAGGAGACATCTGATATAAGTGAGAGTTCAGTTTCCCCTCCACCGTCATCCTCTAGTGCATCTTCATCAGGTGGAAAGACTGAAACTTTGGAGTCCTTGATTAGAGCTGATGTTAATAAAATCAACAGTTTTAGGATCCTTCAAGAGGAAGAAATTCGAATGCCAGCCAATGCAAGGCTCAAAGCCACTAATATTTTGATGCAACTGATATCCTGTGGGTCGATTTCAGTGAAAGATCACAGTTTTGGACTTGTACCAACGTACAGGCCAAGGTTTTCTCATTCAAAATTTGCGACTCCGTTGTTCTCTACTTCATTAATGTTAGGGGAGCTTGATTGTCTCACAGAGAATCCAAGAttgatgggtctgaggttgcaAGACAAGGAATATTTCAGTGGGAGCCTTCTGGAGAAAAAAAAGCTCAAGGAAGAAGGAGATGAACTGAATACTTTAAAGCGTTCTTCTTCCTACAATGAAGACAG GAGTTGTAAGCAAACAGAATCAGCTGAGAACAATGATGAGTCAACATCGGGACGCTCAAAATGCGTTATAACATCAATGAAAGCCTCAATAAGCAAGCAACCGAGAAGTGAATCAATGGGATCACCCATTTCTGATAAACCCCGAAACTCTTCTGATGAGGCCAATGGCTCTGAAGCCATGCACAGTAGCACATCTAATGGCAACAGCAAAAGAATCACAGAACCTGTTTCAGGCAAAAAGCAATCAAAGAAGCTTGATTCCttcagagaagagagagagaaggtgATCAGAATAGAGGAAAGTTAA
- the LOC110627053 gene encoding protein SOSEKI 3 isoform X1 has protein sequence MEARMKKYRQVSPERAKVWTEKSPKYQQNLKVPVVYYLCRNRQLEHPHFIEVPFCSPDGLHLRDVIERLNVLRGRGMASMYSWSCKRSYKNGFVWHDLCEDDLILPAHGNEYVLKGSELFEENNSDRFAPVGTMKIQNLKQLPEPASSRCQDDSSSSSSMNRETKNSQDDDVSPPLQRPGSSGVSPESRDGKNSSWNGSLSLTEYKVCKSDGLADASTQTEETMSRPKSRETCTRGVSTDDCSSEHEYNDNYLNQVPRVKETSDISESSVSPPPSSSSASSSGGKTETLESLIRADVNKINSFRILQEEEIRMPANARLKATNILMQLISCGSISVKDHSFGLVPTYRPRFSHSKFATPLFSTSLMLGELDCLTENPRLMGLRLQDKEYFSGSLLEKKKLKEEGDELNTLKRSSSYNEDRSCKQTESAENNDESTSGRSKCVITSMKASISKQPRSESMGSPISDKPRNSSDEANGSEAMHSSTSNGNSKRITEPVSGKKQSKKLDSFREEREKVIRIEERLSSGARVIIQSKTSCDAVCRS, from the exons ATggaggcaagaatgaagaagtACAGACAAGTGAGTCCGGAGAGAGCAAAAGTGTGGACCGAGAAGTCGCCGAAGTACCAGCAGAATCTGAAAGTGCCTGTGGTTTATTATCTATGTAGAAATCGCCAGCTTGAACATCCTCACTTCATTGAAGTGCCATTCTGTTCGCCGGACGGTCTCCACCTGAGAG ATGTGATTGAGAGGCTCAATGTGTTGAGGGGCAGAGGGATGGCTTCTATGTATTCATGGTCCTGCAAGAG AAGCTACAAAAATGGATTTGTTTGGCATGACCTCTGCGAAGATGACCTAATTCTTCCTGCTCATGGAAATGAATACGTTCTCAAAGGTTCTGAACTCTTTGAAGAAAATAATTCAG ATCGTTTTGCCCCTGTTGGAACCATGAAAATTCAGAATCTGAAACAATTGCCAGAACCTGCTTCTTCTAGATGTCAAGATGATTCCTCATCATCTTCAAGCATGAATAGGGAAACAAAGAATTCTCAGGATGATGATGTCTCCCCTCCACTTCAGCGTCCTGGCTCATCAGGTGTGTCACCAGAGTCTAGAGATGGCAAGAATTCCTCGTGGAATGGTTCTCTAAGCTTGACAGAGTACAAGGTTTGCAAGAGTGATGGATTAGCAGATGCTTCAACGCAAACTGAGGAAACTATGAGCAGACCTAAATCTCGGGAAACCTGTACAAGGGGTGTTTCAACTGATGATTGCTCATCAGAACATGAATACAATGATAATTATCTGAACCAAGTTCCACGTGTTAAGGAGACATCTGATATAAGTGAGAGTTCAGTTTCCCCTCCACCGTCATCCTCTAGTGCATCTTCATCAGGTGGAAAGACTGAAACTTTGGAGTCCTTGATTAGAGCTGATGTTAATAAAATCAACAGTTTTAGGATCCTTCAAGAGGAAGAAATTCGAATGCCAGCCAATGCAAGGCTCAAAGCCACTAATATTTTGATGCAACTGATATCCTGTGGGTCGATTTCAGTGAAAGATCACAGTTTTGGACTTGTACCAACGTACAGGCCAAGGTTTTCTCATTCAAAATTTGCGACTCCGTTGTTCTCTACTTCATTAATGTTAGGGGAGCTTGATTGTCTCACAGAGAATCCAAGAttgatgggtctgaggttgcaAGACAAGGAATATTTCAGTGGGAGCCTTCTGGAGAAAAAAAAGCTCAAGGAAGAAGGAGATGAACTGAATACTTTAAAGCGTTCTTCTTCCTACAATGAAGACAG GAGTTGTAAGCAAACAGAATCAGCTGAGAACAATGATGAGTCAACATCGGGACGCTCAAAATGCGTTATAACATCAATGAAAGCCTCAATAAGCAAGCAACCGAGAAGTGAATCAATGGGATCACCCATTTCTGATAAACCCCGAAACTCTTCTGATGAGGCCAATGGCTCTGAAGCCATGCACAGTAGCACATCTAATGGCAACAGCAAAAGAATCACAGAACCTGTTTCAGGCAAAAAGCAATCAAAGAAGCTTGATTCCttcagagaagagagagagaaggtgATCAGAATAGAGGAAAG GCTTTCTTCAGGAGCTCGGGTTATAATTCAATCCAAAACGTCATGTGATGCAGTTTGCAGATCTTAG